From a region of the Butyrivibrio sp. AE3004 genome:
- a CDS encoding bifunctional ADP-dependent NAD(P)H-hydrate dehydratase/NAD(P)H-hydrate epimerase → MTKKNLPIVDKNSRYVVSAAEMKRCDQATIDHFGIPQDVLMERAALSICKYVKKSLPAGGRVLIFAGSGNNGGDGIAAARILHQDDIPVVLVLVNHKLNEKAASSKRTKACEQQLKIALSYGVTVIDFDASSINNEIKRSSVIVDAMLGIGCTRDLEGDYKSAVCEINYSKEDFDEKAPHVISADIPTGINADTGQVQGHAICADETVTFGFLKMGCAFYPGAAHSGEIHIVNIGITDDGFLNEPPRFKYIDIPDVSEMAKLLLPKRNPAGNKGSFGKVLIAAGSKRISGACIMAAESCLRSGAGMVRVFTEKTNLSAVQTLLPEAMTDIYCEEDFDTNESEVFKAAKDNLLNALLWSDAVVCGPGIGKGKAGREILSIILENAKLPLVLDADALNIISDDEETRKLICGYEADMVMTPHLAEFSRLIDKNIHDCRLCMIDETIKLAKEFHACIICKDARSLITDGERCFINLSGNDGMATAGSGDVLAGLIGALVVSGFSNVTEAAAIGAYMHGVAGDMAAIKNGRQGMTARDISGGLRDIFSGQSNIL, encoded by the coding sequence ATGACGAAGAAAAATTTACCGATAGTTGATAAAAACTCAAGATATGTAGTAAGCGCTGCCGAAATGAAGAGATGTGATCAGGCTACGATAGATCACTTTGGAATCCCTCAGGATGTTCTGATGGAAAGGGCGGCGCTTTCTATATGCAAATATGTAAAAAAGTCATTGCCCGCAGGCGGACGAGTGCTGATATTTGCAGGAAGCGGAAATAACGGTGGTGACGGAATAGCTGCTGCAAGAATTCTGCATCAGGATGATATTCCTGTTGTTCTTGTGCTTGTCAACCACAAGCTGAATGAAAAAGCAGCTTCTTCAAAGAGAACAAAAGCATGTGAACAGCAGCTGAAAATTGCCCTGTCTTACGGTGTTACAGTGATTGATTTTGATGCTTCAAGTATAAATAACGAGATTAAAAGAAGTTCGGTAATTGTTGATGCCATGCTTGGTATAGGTTGCACAAGAGATCTTGAAGGTGACTACAAATCTGCAGTATGTGAGATTAACTACTCGAAGGAGGATTTTGATGAAAAAGCACCTCACGTAATTTCTGCAGATATACCTACAGGGATAAATGCAGATACAGGTCAGGTTCAGGGACATGCAATCTGTGCTGATGAAACTGTTACCTTCGGCTTTCTGAAAATGGGCTGTGCTTTTTATCCAGGGGCTGCTCATTCCGGAGAGATTCATATTGTAAATATAGGAATTACCGATGATGGATTTCTTAATGAACCTCCAAGGTTCAAATATATAGATATACCTGATGTTTCCGAAATGGCTAAGCTTTTACTTCCGAAAAGAAATCCGGCAGGTAACAAAGGATCTTTCGGAAAAGTTCTTATTGCCGCAGGGTCAAAGAGAATAAGCGGAGCATGTATTATGGCCGCAGAGAGCTGCCTGAGAAGCGGCGCTGGAATGGTGCGTGTCTTTACTGAAAAGACAAATCTTTCTGCGGTTCAAACACTTCTTCCAGAGGCAATGACAGATATATATTGCGAGGAAGACTTTGATACAAATGAAAGCGAAGTATTTAAAGCTGCAAAAGATAATCTTTTAAATGCTTTATTATGGTCCGATGCCGTTGTTTGCGGTCCGGGTATCGGAAAGGGAAAGGCAGGAAGAGAAATCCTTAGTATAATTTTGGAAAATGCAAAGCTCCCATTGGTTTTGGATGCTGATGCGCTAAACATAATATCTGATGATGAGGAAACAAGAAAACTTATTTGCGGTTACGAAGCGGATATGGTTATGACACCTCATCTTGCTGAGTTTTCCAGACTTATAGATAAAAACATACATGATTGCAGACTATGTATGATAGATGAAACCATAAAGCTTGCAAAAGAATTTCATGCGTGTATTATATGTAAAGATGCCAGAAGTCTTATTACTGATGGAGAAAGATGTTTTATTAATCTCAGTGGAAATGACGGAATGGCTACCGCAGGAAGCGGAGATGTGCTGGCAGGACTTATTGGTGCACTTGTGGTTTCGGGTTTTTCAAATGTTACCGAAGCTGCTGCAATTGGTGCTTATATGCACGGTGTTGCCGGAGATATGGCTGCGATAAAAAACGGAAGGCAGGGTATGACTGCCAGAGACATTTCCGGAGGTCTCAGGGATATTTTCTCCGGACAAAGTAATATTTTGTAA
- a CDS encoding redox-sensing transcriptional repressor Rex translates to MARKEISQAVISRLPRYFRYLGELKDQGITRISSQELSDIMKVTASQIRQDFNNFGGFGQQGYGYNVEYLYEEIGKILGLGREHTLIIIGAGHLGQALSGYNNFFNRGFIFKGAFDLNPDLHGKKIRDIEIRPIEEIESFVRENKIEIAVLTIPKDQAVPMADKLVKCGIKAIWNFAHVDLEVPPYVQVENVHLSDSLMKLSYSIDRYESSHKK, encoded by the coding sequence ATGGCGAGAAAAGAAATTTCTCAGGCGGTTATAAGTCGTCTGCCACGATATTTCAGATATCTCGGAGAACTCAAGGATCAGGGAATTACCCGCATATCTTCTCAGGAGCTCAGCGATATCATGAAGGTAACTGCTTCTCAGATAAGACAGGACTTTAATAACTTTGGAGGCTTTGGGCAGCAAGGTTATGGATACAATGTAGAATATCTTTATGAAGAGATAGGAAAAATATTAGGGCTTGGTAGAGAGCACACACTTATTATCATAGGTGCGGGACATTTGGGGCAGGCGTTATCAGGTTATAATAATTTTTTTAACAGAGGTTTTATTTTTAAAGGTGCATTTGATCTAAATCCGGATCTTCACGGAAAGAAGATTCGTGATATAGAGATAAGGCCCATAGAGGAGATCGAAAGTTTTGTAAGGGAAAACAAAATTGAGATAGCTGTTCTTACAATCCCGAAGGATCAGGCTGTTCCAATGGCTGATAAACTTGTAAAATGCGGTATTAAAGCAATTTGGAATTTTGCACACGTAGATCTTGAAGTTCCACCGTATGTACAGGTTGAAAATGTTCATCTTTCGGATTCACTTATGAAGCTGTCTTACAGTATTGACAGATATGAAAGTTCCCACAAAAAGTAA
- the abc-f gene encoding ribosomal protection-like ABC-F family protein → MILNCHDLSKSFDGKDILKGVTFHIEDNEKAAIVGINGAGKTTLIRMLIGELTPDTGTVTLSKDTTVGYLAQNQNIDSAHSIYEELREMKRDVIDLEKEIRRAEEEMNVLRGDELDKLMERYAQMNHDFQLKNGYAWESEVVGVAKGLGFSEEEFDKRISTLSGGQKTRVALGKLLLQSPDLIILDEPTNHLDMNSIKWLEGYLMNYKGAVLIVSHDRYFLDRIAGKVIEIDQTSADVYIGNYTAYAKKREQIRAAKLKAYLNQQAEIKHQEEVIEKLKQFNREKSIKRAESREKMLDKIERLEKPSEIRDDMRITLTPSCISGNDVMHVDSISKSFGSEKLFENISFDVKRGEKVAIIGDNGTGKTTMLKIINGMESLDDGEITLGVKVHIGYYDQEHQVLHDEKTLFEELSDAYPTMNNTEIRNTLAAFLFTGDDVFKRIGDLSGGEKGRVSLAKLMLSDANFLILDEPTNHLDITSKEILEDAISGYEGTVLYVSHDRYFINKTATRILDLTHGRLINYLGNYDYYMEHCEEQTNRVLTESGNASSFGRGIDMNASEAAQGSSFGKLAGASKTAPSDNGSTGAADWKAQKEEAARKRKQEAAIKKCEDEIAKLEERNEKINEELLDPSVATDLAKVRKLSDELTANEERLGILYDEWATLSE, encoded by the coding sequence ATGATTTTAAATTGTCACGACTTATCAAAGTCATTTGATGGAAAAGATATTTTAAAGGGTGTTACTTTTCATATTGAAGATAATGAAAAAGCAGCCATAGTTGGAATAAACGGGGCAGGAAAAACTACACTTATCCGAATGCTGATAGGCGAGCTTACACCTGATACCGGTACGGTTACTCTTTCTAAAGATACAACCGTTGGTTATCTTGCTCAGAATCAGAACATTGACAGTGCTCACAGTATTTATGAAGAGCTTAGGGAAATGAAGCGTGATGTCATTGATCTGGAAAAGGAAATCAGAAGAGCTGAAGAGGAGATGAACGTTTTAAGAGGCGATGAACTTGATAAACTCATGGAACGTTATGCTCAGATGAATCATGATTTTCAGTTAAAGAATGGATATGCTTGGGAAAGCGAAGTTGTTGGAGTAGCTAAGGGACTTGGCTTTTCAGAGGAGGAATTTGATAAGAGGATTTCCACTCTTTCCGGCGGACAGAAAACAAGAGTCGCTCTTGGAAAATTGTTATTACAAAGTCCGGATCTGATCATTCTGGATGAGCCGACAAACCATCTGGATATGAATTCCATTAAATGGCTTGAGGGCTATCTTATGAACTATAAGGGTGCGGTTCTAATAGTTTCACACGATAGATATTTCCTTGACAGAATAGCCGGGAAGGTTATTGAAATAGATCAGACAAGCGCAGATGTTTACATCGGAAACTATACTGCATATGCAAAAAAACGTGAGCAGATAAGAGCTGCAAAGCTCAAGGCATACCTTAACCAACAGGCTGAGATAAAGCATCAGGAAGAAGTTATTGAAAAATTAAAACAGTTTAACAGAGAAAAAAGTATCAAGAGAGCTGAAAGCAGAGAGAAGATGCTTGATAAGATAGAGCGTCTCGAAAAGCCTTCGGAAATTCGCGATGATATGAGAATAACGTTAACGCCTTCATGTATAAGCGGAAATGACGTAATGCATGTGGATTCCATATCGAAATCCTTTGGAAGTGAGAAGCTGTTTGAGAACATTAGCTTTGATGTAAAGCGCGGTGAAAAGGTTGCTATTATCGGCGATAACGGAACAGGAAAGACAACCATGCTTAAGATAATAAATGGCATGGAATCTTTGGATGACGGTGAGATAACTCTGGGAGTAAAAGTACATATTGGTTACTATGACCAGGAACATCAGGTTCTTCATGATGAAAAAACTTTATTTGAAGAACTGTCAGATGCATATCCTACTATGAATAATACAGAGATTCGAAACACACTTGCCGCATTTTTGTTTACCGGAGATGATGTGTTTAAAAGAATAGGTGATCTGTCAGGCGGTGAGAAGGGCAGAGTTTCACTTGCAAAGCTTATGCTTTCAGATGCGAATTTTCTGATTCTTGATGAGCCTACAAACCATTTGGATATAACCAGTAAGGAAATTCTTGAGGATGCTATAAGCGGCTATGAAGGTACGGTACTTTATGTCAGCCACGACAGATATTTTATTAATAAAACAGCTACAAGAATACTTGACCTGACTCACGGTAGATTGATTAATTATTTGGGTAATTACGATTATTACATGGAACACTGTGAGGAACAGACAAACAGGGTGCTCACTGAAAGCGGTAATGCTTCAAGCTTTGGAAGGGGAATAGATATGAATGCTTCCGAAGCTGCGCAGGGTAGCTCTTTCGGTAAGCTTGCAGGCGCTTCCAAGACGGCTCCATCTGATAATGGAAGTACGGGAGCTGCAGACTGGAAAGCACAAAAAGAAGAAGCTGCCAGAAAACGTAAACAGGAAGCTGCAATAAAAAAATGTGAAGATGAGATTGCAAAACTGGAGGAAAGAAATGAAAAGATTAATGAAGAACTTCTGGACCCTTCTGTTGCAACGGATCTTGCAAAAGTACGAAAGCTATCCGATGAACTGACCGCTAATGAGGAAAGACTTGGCATTCTTTATGATGAATGGGCAACACTAAGTGAATAA
- the alr gene encoding alanine racemase encodes MLDEFSRVYAKIDLDAISQNVENMYNSLPRNTRMLAVVKTDGYGYGAVPIARMLQNDAYIWGFATATAEEAFELREAGVSKPILVLGYTFPYAYERMLRENIRPAVFRYDMLNHLSERVKKRRAQGGNEIFHVHIAVDCGMSRIGIRPDANGENFIKTALKTEGIEVEGIFTHFARADEADLSDAHNRLKEFGNFVTQVEADNDYKIPIVHCSNSASIIDMPEAHMDMVRCGVTMYGMWPSEEVSRDKICIKPALSLYSHISFIKDIPENTPVSYGGTFVSDRRMRIATIPVGYGDGYPRSLSGGRGYVLIHGQKARILGRVCMDQFMVDVSSIPNAKEGDEVILIGRAESGYGDNEVAKITVEELGELSGRFNYEFTCNLNHRVPRLYAKEGKILKPYEV; translated from the coding sequence ATGCTGGATGAATTTTCAAGAGTTTATGCAAAAATAGATTTGGATGCGATTTCACAAAATGTTGAAAATATGTATAATTCGCTACCAAGAAACACAAGGATGCTTGCAGTTGTAAAGACAGACGGATATGGATACGGTGCAGTACCTATCGCGAGAATGCTGCAAAATGATGCCTATATATGGGGATTTGCAACGGCAACAGCGGAGGAAGCGTTTGAGCTTCGTGAGGCCGGAGTAAGCAAACCGATTCTGGTTTTGGGATATACATTTCCATATGCTTACGAGAGAATGTTAAGAGAAAACATAAGGCCTGCTGTTTTCAGATACGATATGCTCAATCACCTTTCTGAAAGAGTAAAAAAGAGAAGAGCGCAGGGAGGAAATGAGATTTTTCATGTTCATATAGCTGTTGACTGTGGCATGAGCAGAATCGGAATAAGACCTGACGCAAACGGTGAAAATTTCATAAAGACAGCTCTTAAAACAGAGGGCATTGAGGTTGAAGGAATATTTACTCATTTTGCAAGAGCAGATGAAGCAGATCTGTCTGATGCGCATAACAGGTTAAAGGAATTCGGGAATTTTGTTACTCAGGTTGAAGCAGATAATGATTATAAGATCCCGATTGTACATTGTTCAAACAGTGCAAGCATAATTGATATGCCCGAAGCGCATATGGATATGGTTAGATGCGGTGTCACTATGTACGGAATGTGGCCTTCCGAAGAGGTGAGCAGAGATAAGATATGCATAAAACCGGCACTTTCACTTTACAGTCACATATCTTTTATTAAGGATATTCCTGAAAATACGCCTGTAAGCTATGGCGGAACATTTGTATCTGACAGACGCATGAGAATAGCAACGATTCCTGTCGGATATGGCGACGGATATCCCAGAAGTCTTTCCGGAGGAAGAGGCTATGTGCTTATACATGGCCAAAAGGCCAGAATACTTGGCAGAGTGTGCATGGATCAGTTTATGGTTGATGTATCTTCAATACCAAATGCTAAGGAAGGCGATGAAGTAATACTTATAGGCCGGGCTGAATCCGGTTATGGTGATAATGAAGTCGCAAAGATAACGGTTGAGGAGCTCGGAGAATTAAGTGGCAGATTCAATTATGAATTCACCTGTAATCTGAATCACAGAGTTCCGAGACTCTATGCTAAAGAGGGTAAAATTTTAAAGCCTTATGAAGTGTGA